A stretch of Polypterus senegalus isolate Bchr_013 chromosome 3, ASM1683550v1, whole genome shotgun sequence DNA encodes these proteins:
- the igfbp6b gene encoding insulin-like growth factor-binding protein 6b, with product MPFTWLLLPFLVLLLPLCHQPGCQVQGVRQSPGVQCVSCQESGGRPEGQDSVKEASDAARMAGESCGVYTARCMRGLRCVPKPGEKSPLLALLQNRGVCTALVQLGTPSSPRGRPATTTIAGQQGSDVVSEKDSKSEDMAPCRQHLKTVLMEHKLTLFHEAKGLYIPNCDTNGFYRKKQCRSSKGTRRGMCWCVSEFGHPLPGHDKGGINLQCDGD from the exons ATGCCTTTCACTTGGCTGCTGTTGCCGTTTCTTGTGCTGCTGCTTCCCCTGTGCCACCAGCCTGGCTGCCAAGTGCAGGGTGTCAGACAGAGCCCCGGTGTTCAGTGCGTCTCCTGCCAGGAATCTGGAGGGAGGCCAGAAGGCCAAGACTCGGTGAAGGAGGCCAGCGACGCTGCCAGGATGGCTGGAGAGTCCTGTGGCGTATACACTGCCAGATGCATGAGGGGCCTGCGCTGTGTGCCCAAGCCAGGAGAGAAGAGCCCTTTACTTGCCCTCCTGCAGAACCGAGGGGTGTGCACAGCACTCGTTCAATTGGGAACCCCCAGCAGCCCCAGGGGCCGGCCGGCCACTACCACCATTGCAG GGCAACAGGGGTCAGACGTGGTCTCAGAGAAGGACAGCAAGAGTGAAGATATG gcACCCTGCCGGCAGCATCTGAAGACGGTACTCATGGAGCACAAGCTCACTCTCTTCCACGAAGCCAAAGGCCTGTACATCCCAAATTGTGACACCAATGGTTTCTACCGAAAGAAACAG TGCAGGTCATCGAAGGGTACCCGCCGTGGGATGTGCTGGTGCGTCAGTGAGTTTGGACACCCCCTGCCAGGCCACGACAAGGGCGGCATCAACCTGCAGTGCGACGGTGATTGA